The Rhodothermales bacterium genome includes a window with the following:
- a CDS encoding Do family serine endopeptidase: MSVKRTIPIALFVIASFLGGIFFMTAGSNLFSDEAITTNTHAASTAGQEGGTTAIDRERVAPALALEEAFTLVAESVTPTVVQVRSEKVVSQQQMLEGTPFEEFFNPFGGGGDSPQQEFRSDGLGSGVLIRADGYIITNNHVINGADELKVRLSDGRFFDATVIGADPLSDLAVIKIESANMPHVSFGDVDRLRVGQWVMAIGSPLSEDLGNTVTAGIVSALGRTSNEISQLNVYASFIQTDAAINPGNSGGPLVDLQGRLIGINSAIFSRSGGNQGIGFAIPVDVVQNVADQLIEHGSVRRGMLGVNFDGVSEALSNLLDVPRGAAQITRVTDGSAAEKAGLKQNEIIVSVNGQDLLDANQLRTTIGNKQPGESVSLGVINQETGQKRTVDVTLGERPDEEAVANNRPDAEREAESGVEALGLTNLRDVSDEILQSLGLEQQEITGVVITGINESSQAFRSAELRRGDIITEVDRKPVDSRSEFLRIYRDIKAGESFLVRVVRSQNGDPVSFLTALTKP, from the coding sequence ATGAGTGTGAAACGAACGATTCCTATCGCGTTATTTGTTATCGCGTCGTTCCTGGGGGGCATTTTCTTCATGACTGCCGGTTCGAATCTGTTCTCGGACGAAGCGATTACGACGAATACCCACGCCGCTTCGACAGCCGGCCAGGAGGGTGGAACGACCGCCATTGACCGGGAGCGAGTTGCGCCTGCGCTGGCGTTGGAGGAAGCGTTCACCCTGGTGGCGGAAAGCGTCACTCCGACGGTCGTACAGGTCCGATCGGAAAAGGTGGTCAGCCAGCAACAGATGCTGGAAGGGACGCCGTTTGAGGAGTTCTTTAATCCCTTCGGAGGCGGCGGCGACAGCCCGCAGCAAGAGTTCCGATCCGACGGGCTCGGATCCGGCGTGTTGATTCGTGCGGATGGCTACATCATCACTAACAACCACGTGATCAATGGAGCCGACGAGCTCAAGGTCCGCCTCTCCGATGGCCGATTCTTCGATGCCACCGTTATCGGTGCGGACCCCCTAAGCGATCTGGCGGTCATCAAGATCGAAAGCGCCAATATGCCTCATGTATCCTTTGGCGACGTAGATCGGCTGCGCGTCGGGCAGTGGGTGATGGCCATTGGCTCGCCGCTGAGCGAGGATCTGGGCAACACGGTAACAGCCGGCATCGTGAGCGCGCTGGGGCGGACGAGTAACGAGATCTCGCAGCTCAACGTGTATGCGAGCTTTATCCAGACCGATGCGGCGATCAACCCGGGGAACTCGGGCGGACCGCTGGTGGATCTCCAGGGCCGGCTCATCGGGATCAATTCCGCCATCTTTTCTCGCTCCGGCGGGAATCAGGGCATCGGCTTCGCGATCCCGGTGGATGTCGTGCAGAACGTGGCCGACCAGCTGATCGAACACGGCAGTGTCCGCCGCGGCATGCTGGGGGTCAACTTTGACGGCGTCAGCGAGGCGCTTTCGAACCTGCTCGATGTCCCCCGTGGCGCGGCTCAGATTACACGCGTGACGGATGGCAGCGCCGCCGAAAAGGCCGGCCTGAAGCAGAACGAAATCATCGTCTCCGTCAATGGCCAGGACCTGCTGGACGCCAACCAGCTGCGCACGACGATCGGCAACAAACAGCCGGGGGAATCGGTCAGCCTGGGTGTCATCAATCAGGAAACCGGCCAGAAACGTACGGTGGACGTTACCCTCGGCGAGCGCCCCGATGAGGAGGCTGTCGCCAACAACCGGCCCGACGCCGAACGCGAAGCCGAATCCGGCGTCGAAGCGCTCGGGTTGACAAACCTGCGGGACGTGTCCGATGAGATCCTCCAGAGTCTGGGGCTCGAACAACAGGAGATTACGGGCGTCGTGATCACCGGCATCAACGAGAGCAGCCAGGCGTTCCGAAGCGCCGAATTGCGCCGCGGAGATATCATCACCGAGGTGGATCGCAAACCGGTGGACTCTCGAAGCGAATTCCTGCGGATCTACCGGGACATCAAGGCCGGCGAATCCTTCCTCGTACGCGTTGTCCGTTCACAAAATGGCGATCCGGTGTCGTTCCTGACGGCGCTGACGAAGCCGTAG